ACCACGTCGATCGGCTCGACGAACGCCAACGCCACGGACGCCTCATCCACACGCACGACGCGCGCGAGGACACTTTCGACCAGGCCGATCGTCACCGCGACCATCTCGCCGATCTTCAGCCCTTCTACCGCCGACATGCGCAGACCCGTTGCCGACAGATTGACCACGCGGTGCGTCGTCGGCGTCGTCTTGTTCTGACGGTGCAGAACGCCGGTGAGCATCACGCTGGCTCGATCGGCTCTGAGAGGGCGGGTCGGCTGTTCCATGACTGTGCGGATAGCCGAAGAAAGCTAATCTACGTTTAATGACGATCGATGCCGCGCATGAATTTTGGTGCGGAGCACAAAAAGGCGTGGGCAAAGCCCACGCCGTCGGCCGGGTTGCACCCGCCGGCCGAACCGGTGCGAGTCCCGGCACAGCGTGCGCCGGGCCGCAGCCGGTTATTGATTCATTGAGTCGAAGAAGTCGTCGTTGGTCTTCGAATTCTTCATCTTGTCGAGCAGGAACTCCATCGCGTCGACCGTGCCCATCTGCATGAGGATACGGCGCAGCACCCACATCTTGGTGAGCTTGTCCTTCTCGACCAGCAGCTCCTCCTTGCGGGTGCCCGACTTGCCGACGTCGAGCGCCGGGAAGATGCGCTTGTCCGCCACCTTGCGGTCCAGGACGATTTCCGAGTTACCGGTGCCCTTGAACTCTTCGAAGATGACTTCGTCCATGCGGCTGCCGGTGTCGATCAGTGCGGTGGCGATGATCGAAAGCGAACCGCCCTCCTCGATGTTGCGCGCGGCACCGAAGAAGCGCTTCGGACGCTGCAGTGCGTTGGCGTCGACACCGCCGGTCAGCACCTTGCCCGAGCTCGGCACGACGGTGTTGTAGGCGCGGCCGAGACGGGTGATCGAATCGAGCAGGATGACGACATCCTTCTTGTGCTCGACCAGGCGCTTGGCCTTTTCGATAACCATTTCAGCAACTTGCACGTGGCGTGTGGCAGGTTCGTCGAAGGTCGAGCTGACGACCTCGCCCTTCACGCTGCGCTGCATGTCGGTGACTTCTTCCGGACGCTCGTCGATCAGCAGGACCAGCAGGAAGACTTCCGGATGATTGTCGGTGATCGCCTTGGCGATGTTCTGCAGCATCACCGTCTTACCGACGCGCGGGGGTGCCACGATCAGCGTACGCTGGCCCTTGCCCTGGGGCGAGACGATGTCGATGACGCGCGCCGACTTGTCCTTCTGCGTCGGATCGAGCTGATCGAGCACCAGCTTCTGTTCCGGGTACAGCGGGGTCAGATTGTCGAAATTGACGCGGTGACGCACCGCATCGGGATCGTCGAAATTCACCTTCAGTAGCTTCGTCAGCGCGAAATAGCGTTCGCCGTCCTTCGGCCCGCGGATCTCGCCCTCGACCGTGTCGCCGGTGCGCAGGCCGTACTTCCGGACCTGGTTGGGCGAGATGTAGATATCGTCCGGCCCGGCCAGATAATTCGCTTCCGGCGAGCGTAGGAAGCCGAAGCCATCGGGCAGCACCTCGATCGTACCCAGACCCATGATCTGGTCGCCGTTCTCCGCCAGCACCTTCAGGATGGCGAACATCAGATCCTGCTTGCGCAGGGTCGATGCGCTCTCGACGCCCAGCTCCTCGGCCATGCTGACCAACTCGGCGGGGCTCTTCTTCTTCAGGTCTTTGAAATGCATCTGTGGCGTCCGGACTTGGAGGCTGTCGGGGGATTTCGGGCGCTGGGGGTCGAAAATCGACGGCGGCGCGTACGAGAGAGGGAGGAAAACGCGCCCGCGAGGCTGCGGTTCGCGCTCTTGAGGCGAGTTAGGAGTCGGCCGGGCCCAAGTCAACCCGCCTCGGGCGCAGGATCTTCATTCTATCTTCCGTTCGTCCTGAGCATATCGAAGGACCGTCCTTCGTGCTGCGAAGGTCCCGCGGGCGCATCGCAGTTCGGTCCTTCGACAGGCTCAGCACGAACGGGGTGACCGGAGAACTTTAGAACGGTTTCACTACCACCAGTACAACGATCAGGATGGCGGCGAGCGCCGGAACCTCGTTGATCAGGCGCAACTGGCGTCCGGTCAGCGTCGCATGGCCCGCCTGGAGCTTACGCGCATAGCCGATCGCCCAGCCGTGATAGCCGCTGAGCAGCACGACGATGAGCAGCTTGGCGTGGAGCCAGCCCAGCCCCGGCACACCATCGAACAGCCCGGCGTTGGCCGCGAGCAGCAGCCCGAGCACCCAGACGATAATGAGCGACGGCGTCAGGATCATGCGACGCAACACGCCCTCGCGCTTCGTCCAGCGGGCTTCCTCGGCCGCGTCGCCCAGTCCTTCCTGGTGATAGACCAGATAGCGCGGCAGCATGAACAGCCCGGCCATCCAGAAGATCACGAAGACGATGTGCGCCGCCTTCACCCACAGATAGGATTGGCCGAGGAGATTGGTCATCGCGGCGACCGTACGTGATCGATCAGCTGCTGAACATGCTCGATCGGGGTGAATTGCCCGATGCCGTGGCCGAGGTTGAAGATGTGCGGACGGCCGGTGAAGGCGTCGAGAATGCGGTCGATCCCGGCGTCGAGCGCGGCGCCGCCGGCGAACAGCGCGATCGGGTCGAGGTTGCCCTGCACCGGCAGGCCGGTCGGCAGCACCGCGTTCGCCCAGGCGGGGTCGACCGTTTCGTCCAGGCCCACCGCATCGGGCCGGACACCCGCGACATAATCGACCAGCTTCGCGCCTGATCCCTTGGGGAAGCCGATCACTGGCGTGCCGGGGCACCGCGCGTGCAGTCGCTCGACGATGCGCGCGTTCGGGGCAATCACCCAATCCTCGTACTGCGTCGGGCTAAGGCTGCCGGCCCAGCTGTCGAACAGCTGCACCGCTTCGACGCCGGACGCGATCTGGTTCGCGAGATAGTCGACGGTCAGATTTACGATCGCATCGACCAGCGCCTCCATCGCGCCGCGATCGGCATAGGCGAGCGTCCGCGCCTCGGCCTGATCCTTCGACCCCTGGCCGGCAATCATGTACGTCGCGACCGTCCAGGGCGATCCTGCGAAGCCGAGGAAGGTCACCTCGGGTGGCAGCGCCGCAGCGACGCGGGTGCAGGTGTCGTAGATCGGCTGGAGCTTGGCCGTGTCCGCCACACCCAGCGCATCGATCGCCGCATGGGTCGTCAGCTTCGGGGCGAGCCGCGGCCCCTCCCCCGCTTCGAACCACAGATCCTGGCCCAGCGCCCACGGCACCATCAGGATATCGCTGAACAGGATCGCGCCGTCGAAGCCGAAGCGGCGGATCGGCTGGAGCGTGATCTCGGCCGCCGCCTCCGGATCGGTCGCCAGGGCCAGGAACCCGCCCTTTTCTGCTCTCAGTGCACGATACTCCGGCAGATAGCGTCCTGCCTGGCGCATCAGCCACATCGGCGGCACCGATGGCATATCCCCCCGGAGCGTCTGGAGGAGCGGTTTCGAAGGCGCAGATCCGGTCACGTCGCGTCCCAACTTAAAAAGAAGAAGAGAGATATAAGGGTTGTTGAAGGTTGTTGGGGCGTGGGTAGCGGGGTTTCTCTCCCCGTCCAGACTCTGCCAACAGATTGACGCTCGAAAAGCGCCGAAACGCGCGCGATTCGATTCCGTCATCCCCGTTATCCACAGCCTGTGCGCACATCGGCAAATTGTGATGTGCGTTGTGGATATCGGTGGATGAACCGGCCGGATTTTGCCGGTTTGGTTGCCGGGCCGAGTTACGCTATCCGCCGTCCCCATGTTGTCCACAGATCGCTCCCGCTGATGCGTCTGCACCTCCACCTCCTGTCGGATTCGACCGGCGAGACGCTGGAGAACATCGCCAAGGCGGCGCTCGCGCAGTTCGACGATGTCGATACCCAGCGCCACTTCTGGCCGATGATCCGCAACGAGGCGCATCTGGAGCGCGTGCTGGCCGAGATCGGCCAGCATCCGGGTCTCGTACTGTTCACGCTCGTCAATCCGGCGATCCGCACGATGCTGGAGGAGCGGTGCCGCGTGATGGGGCTGCCGGCGGTCGCGCCGCTGGACGGCGTGAATGACGCGCTCTCGGGGCTGCTGGGGCAGGAAGCCAAGGCGCGGCCGGGGCGTCAGCATATGCTCGACGCCGCCTATTTCGCGCGCGTCGAAGCGATCCAGTGGACGATCGCGCATGACGACGGCATCGCATCGGACGATTGGGAAGAGGCCGATATCGTGCTGGCCGGGGTCAGCCGGTCGTCGAAGACGCCGACGTCGATCTACCTCGCCAACCGTGGATACAAGGCGGCGAACATCCCGATCGTGGTCGAAAGCCCCCCGCCCCCGATCCTCTTTTCGCTGAAGAAGCCGCTGGTCGTCGGGCTGACGACCAGCACCGACCGGCTGGTCCAGATCCGCCGCAACCGCCTGTTGTCGCTGAACCAGAAGACCGAGACGGCCTATGTCGAGCAGGAATCGGTGGCGCGCGAGGTCGCCTATGCCCGCCGCTTGTTCGCCGACAACGGCTGGCCGGTGATCGACGTGACGCGCCGCTCGATCGAGGAGACGGCGGCGGCGATCATTGCGCTGGTCAGTGAACGCAATTTGCCGAAGGTGGAGCGATGAAACTGATCCTGGCGTCCGGCAGTGCGTCGCGCCGTACGATGCTCGAAGCGGCCGGCGTGACTTTCGCGGTCGAGCAACCGAATGTCGACGAGGATGCCGCCAAGGCGTCGCTGCTCGGCTCCGGCACGGCCCCGCGCGACGTGGCGGACGCGCTCGCGCAGTTGAAGGCAGTGAAGGTGTCGGCGCGCGAACCGGCGGCATTGGTGCTCGGGTCGGACTCGGTCGTCGAACTGGCTGACGGGACCATGCTCGACAAACCGACCAGCCGTCAGGACGCCGCCGACCATCTGCGCCGGATGTCGGGCAAGCGCAGCCGTCTGCATAGCGCGGCAGTGATGGTCGAGGGGGGGCGCCCCGTCTGGCGCGAGGTCGACACCGCGCAACTGTTCGTGCGGCCGCTGTCCGACGCGTTCATCGAGGCGTATCTCGACGTCGAATGGCCGGCGATTTCAGGATGCGTCGGCTGTTTCCGGATCGAGGGGCCGGGCGCGCAATTGTTCTCGCGGATCGACGGCAGTCAGTTCACCGTGCTCGGCCTGCCGCTGCTGCAGGTACTAGATTATCTGCGCGTGCGTGGCGTGCTGATGTCATGACGCCACCGCGCGCCGAGGTGATCGGCGATCCGATCGCGCAGTCGAAATCGCCGCTGATCCACAGATTCTGGCTCGATGCGTTGAGGCTAAGCGGGGATTATCGCCGCGTCCATGTGACCCCCGACGCGCTGGCGGACTATATCGCGCGGTCGAAGGACGATCCTGACTGGCGCGGATGCAACGTCACCATCCCGCACAAGATCGCAGTGATGGACCTGGTCGACGATCCGGGCGACGTGCGAACGTCGATCGGCGCGATGAACACTGTGGTGCGCGCGTCGGATGGGTCGTTGGTCGGCACGAACACCGACGCTGGTGGCTTTGCCGCGCCGCTGGCCGGGCTGGATCTGGTCGACCGTGATGCCGTCGTGATCGGCGCTGGTGGTGCAGCGCGTGCGGTGCTGTTCGCGTTGGCCGAGCGGCAGGTCGGGCGGGTGACGATGCTCAACCGCTCGACCGAGAAGGCTGCCGCGTTGCTCGACCGTTATGGTCTGCAGGGCGAGGCCTTGCCTCTCGACGCGCCGCTCCCGCCGACCGCGACGCTGGTCGTCAACACCAGTGCGCTCGGGATGACAGGGCAACCGCCGCTCGATCTCGACCTCTCGCCGCTGGGGTCGGATGCGGTGGCGTACGACATCGTCTATGCGCCGCTCGAAACGCCGTTGCTTGCGCAGGCGCGAGCGCGGGGGATGGCGACGGTCGACGGGTTGGAGATGCTGATCGGGCAGGCGGCGCTGGCGTTCGCACTGTTCTTTGGAGCCGAGCCACCGCGCGAGCGCGATGCCGAATTGCGGGCGCTGCTGACGGCGTGATGGATCGCCCTCACCCTTCCGGCGCTACGCGCCTCCCTCCCTCTCCCGCTAGGAGAGGGAAGGGGCCCGCTCGCGAAGCGAGCGGGAAGGGTGAGGTTAACCGTCCCCTGATTCTCGGCCTCACCGGATCGATCGGCATGGGCAAGTCCACCGTCGCGGCCATGTTCGCTGACGCCGGTGTGCCCGTGTTCGATGCCGACGCCACCGTCCATGCGCTGCAAGGCCCCGGCGGGCGGATCGTCGCGGCGATCGAGGCGCGGTTTCCCGATACCACCGGGCCGGACGGGGTGAACCGCACGGCGCTGGGCGAAGCGGTGATCGGCAAGCCTGAAGAATTTGCGGCGCTGGAGGCGATCGTCCACCCGGCGGTTGCCGAAGAGCGCGAGGCATTCCTTGCCGCTCATGCCGATGCGCCGCTCGTCGTGCTCGACGTGCCGCTGCTGTTCGAAGCGGGCGGCTGGCAGGCGGTGGACAAGATCGCCGTCGTTTCCGCCGCCCCGGACGTGCAACGCGCCCGCGTGCTCGCTCGCCCCGGCATGACTCCGGCGCGGTTCGATGCGATCCTCGCCAGGCAACTGCCCGATGCCGATAAACGCGCCCGCGCCGACGTCATCATTCCGACGGACGGTTCGCTGGATGCGACACGTTCCGCGGTCGGGCGTGTCATCGCTTGCCTGACAGGCGCGACGGGAGGATAAGTCCTGTCATGCGCGAAATCGTGTTCGACACTGAAACCACCGGCCTCAGCTTCGCCGGTGGCGACCGGCTGGTGGAAATCGGCTGCGTGGAGCTGGTGAACAAGGTTGAGACCGGGCGAACGTTCCACGCCTATCTCAATCCCCAGCGTGACATGCCTGAAGAGGCGGAGCGGGTGCATGGCCTGTCGGCCAAGTTCCTGTCCGACAAGCCGTTGTTCGCGCATATCGTCGCCGACATGCTCGATTTCCTGGGTGACGCGCCGTTAATCGCGCACAACGCCGGGTTCGATTTTTCCTTCCTTAACGGCGAACTGACGGCGCACGGCCATGCCGAGATCTGCCGGACGCGGATGGTCGACACGCTGATGATCGCGCGGACCAGGCATCCCGGCTCCAAACATACGCTGGATGCGCTGTGCGTCCGCTACGGGATCGACCGGTCCCACCGTATCGTCCACGGCGCGCTGCTCGACGCGCAACTGCTCGCGCAGGTCTATGTCGAGCTGACCGGCGGGCGGCAGATTGGCCTTGGCCTCGCGGTCGAGACCGTCGTCGATGCCCCCGCCGCCGTGGCCACCGTCCGCGCCGAGATGCGCCCCCCGCGGCCGCATGCCGCGACCCCGCAAGAGCTCGCTGCCCATGCTGAGTTTATGAAGGGGGTCAAGGAACCGCTGTGGGGGGGCGCCGCGTTCGGTTGACGGAACGGGGGGCCATTCCTAGGTCCCCCACCCCAGAACGAGAAAAGGAGACGCTCATGGAAATCCGGGTTTCGGGTCATCAGGTCGACACCGGCGATGCGCTGAAGAGCCACGTCGAGGACCGCCTCCAGGGCATCGCCGACAAGTATTTCTCGCGCGCCATTTCCGCCCAGGTGACCTTCGGCAAGGGACCGCACGATCACGGCTTCACCTGCGATATCGTCGCGCATGTGATGCAGGGCCTGGTGTTGAAGGGCCATCATTCGAACGCCGGCGACGAAGCGCGCCTGGCTTTCGACGGGGCCGCCGACAAGATCGAAAAGCAGCTGCGCCGCTACATGCGTCGCCTGAAGGACCGTAATGCCGGCCAGGCTGCCGAATTCGCCGAGGCGAACGGCTATGACAATGCGGGCTACACCGTGTTCAACGCGGGCGTGGAGGAAGAGGCCGAGGTCGCCGACGCGCCGCTGATCATCGCCGAAACGCGTGTCGACGTTCCGGACGCCAGCGTGTCGGATGCGGTCATGATGCTCGATTTGCGCAACACCAACGCGTTGCTGTTCAAGAACAGCGGCACGGGCAACTTCAATATGGTCTATCGCCGCCACGACGGAACGATCGGCTGGGTCGAGCCCAATCGGGCCGGCTGATCGCACGATAAAGGGGGCAAGATGACGACGGCCGATCTCGGCGACCTGCTGGTGCCCGATGCGGTGCTGGCCGATGTCGCGGCGGGCAACAAGCGCGCGCTGTTCACCGCGCTGGGCGCCGCTGCGGCCAGGGTCTGGTCGCTCGACGAGGGCGTCGTCGCCACCGCACTCGCCGCGCGCGAGAAGTTGGGTACGACCGGCTTCGGCGGCGGCGTCGCGGTGCCCCACGCCCGAATCGACGGGCTGGAGGCGGTGCGCGGCATCTTCGTGCGGCTGCCGCGCCCGATCGAATTCGATGCGGTCGATTCGCTGCCGGTCGACCTCGTCTTCATGATGCTGTCGCCGCCCGAAGCGGGGGCCGATCATCTCAAGGCGCTCGCCCGCGTGTCGCGCCGCCTGCGTGACCGGGCATTTGCCGAGAAGCTGCGCGGAGCGGGATCGCGCGACGCGCTCTACGCTCTGCTGACCGCGGCCGAGACGCGTGACGCCGCCTGAAAGCGTCCTTTCGGGGGCCGAAGCGCATTTCCGCGCGCTCGAATCGCTCTACGCTTCGGCACCGATCAACGCGCTCTTCGAATCGCGGCTGACGATTCCGGCCGCGGGGCTCAGCCGGATCGCCTTCACGCTCGACGAACGGCATTTTCATGCCGCCGGGGCGGTGCACGGCACCGCCTATTTCAAGATGCTCGACGACGCGGCCTTTTATGCCGCGAACAGTCTGGTGACCGACCGGTTCCTGCTGACGACCGCGTTCAACCTGCTGTTCACGCGGCCGCTCGGGCCGGGCGCGGTGACGGCGGAGGGGCGGTGGGTCAGTGGACATCGCCGCGTCCTGATCGCCGAGGCGCGGATGATCGACGCCTCGGGAGAAGAGGTGGCGCGCGGGACCGGCACCTTTATGAAATCGCGCATCCCGCTCGCCGGGCTCAACGGCTATGGCAGCACTGCGGGATGACGCCGCGGCTGACCAGCGAATTCCGTGCGAAGGCGCTGATCCGCCGGGTCCACGACGCCGGCGGATCGGCGATGGTGCTGGCAAAGGGCGATGCGATGTCGGGCGCGATCCTGGTGGTGGCGCTCGACCGCGGCGCCGATCCGACGTGCTGGGAACGCGACGTGACCGGCATCGGACTCACCCGTTGTGGTCCGACAACTGCCGACCCCCAAGATGTGGCGGCATATTGGCAACGGCGCCGCAAAAACGATCCCGATCTGTGGGTGATCGAACTGGATATCGCAGCAGCCGAACGGTTCGCCGCTGAAACGATCACGTCGAATTGACTCTGAACGCCCGGTGACCGAAAGGCCGGCTTCCTAAATTCGCGTTGTGCCGCGCGGGGTGCGATCCCACACGGTTACGCAGTCGGGGGGACTACCCGCGACGGCACCGGGATAGGTGAAATACACCGCCCGCCCACGCCGTCTCGCGTGCCAACCGCATAATATCGAAGTTGAATGTCGCTGTTCGCTCGCGCCGCATCCGTTGCGGCCGTAACTCTATGTGCCGGTCTTCTGCTGGGCACGACCTCGCCGGGTTTCGCGCAGGAAGTCCCTTCCGCGCATGTCTCGACGCTGAATGCCCTGGCGCTGCCCCAGGTCCCGATGACGCCCACCGCGCCGGACACCGCCGCAGCTGCTCCCCAAGCCAAATTCCAGCCTGCCGTCATCCAGACGGTGCAGTCGCTTCCCGAACCCACCCCTGCCGTTGTCCAGGACGATGAGGACGAGAGCTATGACAGCCTCGCCGATGCCGTCGCGGACCAGTCGGCCGCGCTCGAGGATGCAGAAATGCGCTGCCTCGCCGCCGGCGTGTACTTCGAATCGAAGGGTGAGCCGCTCGCCGGCCAGCTGGCGGTCGCGCAGACCATCATCAACCGCACCAAGTCGGGCCGTTTCCCCAAGTCGATCTGCGGCGTGCTGACCCAGGCGGGCCAGTTCTCGTTCGTGCGCGGTGGCAACGTGCCGACCGCCGAAGGCCGCGCCGGCTGGCAGACCGCGGTTGCGGTGGCGAAGGTCGCAGCCAACGACCTGTGGGACGGTGCCGCGGATAAGGCGCTGTTCTTCCACGCCCGTCGCGTTTCGCCGGGTTGGCGCGCGACCAAGATCGCGGCGATCGGCAACCACGTCTTCTACCGATAAGACGATCGCGCGGGGTTTCCCGCGTTCGCCAGATGTTCTACAAGAGGCGCGATGGCTTCCGTCGCGCCTCTTGTCGTGTCCGATCCCGTAGACCGTCTGGTCGCGACGGACGTCGCGCGCGGTGTATGTCGGATGCTGCTGCGCCACGATATCGTCGCGATCGCCGAAGTGCCGCTCGACGGCGGCCGTCGGGCTGACCTGATGGCGATCGGGCCGAAAGGCGAACTGGTGATCGTGGAGATCAAGGTTTCGCGTGCCGACCTGCTCGGCGACGGCAAATGGACCGAGTATCTTCCGCACTGCGACCGGTTTTTCTGGGCGGTGCCCGCCGGGTTCGACGCGTCGCCGCTGGACGGAGAAGCGTTCCTGCCCGAGCGATCGGGCGTAATCGTTGCCGATCGCTACGACGCGGCGATCGTGCGCGAGGCGGCGGTGGTGGCGATGCCGGCGACGGCGCGGCGCAAATGTACGACAGCGCTCGCAAGGCGCGCGGCGCGGCGCGTGATGGGGTTGGTGGATCCCGAAGCCTTTGGTGCCTTCCCGCGCGGCTAAGGCAGTTAGCCCCTCCCCTAAAGGGGAGGGGAGCACGCAAGATTTAAAGCTTCGGTCCCGACACCGCCCGCGCGCCGGCCTTGGACGCATCGGTCAGCAGCTTCGTCAGCGCCGGCGAGCGGTTGTCCTGCCGGGCATAGTCGCGCGCGCTCATGCCGGCGACGCGGTCGGCCTGGTCGGGGTTCGCACCGGCCTTCAGCAGTTTGTCGGCCAGGTCGAGGTTGCGCAATTGTACCGCGCGGATCAGCGGCGTTTCGCCCGACGTGTTGGGCATGTTCACATTTGCTTTGCGCGTCAGCAGACTGTCGACGCAATCGTCGCAATTCCCGTTGATCGCGATCATCAGCGGCGTGTTCCCGCGGGTGTCCTGCGCGTTGATCGCGGCGCCACGGCTCAGCAGGAACCGGATATAGGTCGCATCGTTGCGGCGGGTGACGATATGCAACGCGGTGTCGCCGCTGCTCGTCTCCTTCGTGTTGATCAGCGTCGAGCCCGGCTTGTCGAGCATCTGCGTCACCTTGGTGCCGTCGGCTTCCTTCACCGCCTTCAAAAACTCGTAGCTGTCGGACATGCGCTGCGCCGGTGCGGCGGCGGGCAGAGTGATGACGGTCGCGGCAAGCAGGAGGGCGAGGGGACGGAACATGGGCAGATGGCCTCTGGCGATGGCTTGGGGTTGCAGCGCGCGGCCTATCAGATCATGGCTGGCGATGCCATGAACAGCTTCAAGCCTGCGATTGCCGCCTTCGCCTTCGCGCTGGCCGCGTGCAACCCGCAACCGACCGGCGCGCCCGCCGAACCCCCGTTGGCCGGAGCCCGGATCGGCGGCCCGTTCACGCTGAGCGACGGCGACGGCAAGACGGTGACCGACCGCGACTTCGCCGGCAGATATCGCATCGTCTATTTCGGCTACACCTTCTGCCCCGATGTCTGCCCGGTCGACGTGCAGACGATCGGTGCGGGGCTGAAGGCGTTCGAAAGGCGCGATCCGGCCAAGGCGCGTGCGGTCGTGCCGATCTTCATCACGGTCGATCCAGAGCGCGACACTCCGGCGGTGGTGAAGGCCTTCGTCGCGAATTTTCATCCGCGCATGGTCGGGCTGACGGGTACGCCACAACAGATCGCCGGCGTTGCCAAGGCCTATGGCATCTTCTTCCAGAAGGGGAAGGTGGCACCGGGCGGCGGCTATATGATGGATCACAGTCGCCAGGCCTATCTGATGGGGAAGGATGGCCAGCCGATCGCGCTGTTGCCTGTGGAGGGCGGCGCGGAGAAAGTTGCCGACGAACTGCAACGCTGGGTTCAGTGACAGATACCGATAACTTCTGGGAATCGACGCCGCTCGCCAAGCTCGATCGCGCGCAGTGGGAGGCGCTGTGCGACGGGTGTGGAAAATGCTGCCTGCACAAGCTGGAGGATGAGGAGACCGGCGAGCTGATGCCGACCAATGTCGCGTGCCGCCTGCTCGACCGGCGGATGGGCATGTGTTCGGATTACAAGCATCGCCATGCTTATGTCGCCGAATGCGTCCGGCTGACCCCGCGGCTGGTCGACGAGCTCGACTGGCTGCCATCGACCTGCGCGTATCGGTTGCGCGGCGAGGGGCGGCCGTTGCCCGATTGGCATTACCTCGTCTGCGGCGACCGCGAAGCGGTGCATGCCGCCGGCGAATCGACTCGCGGCTGGACGATCAGCGAGGACGATGCCGGCGACTTCGAACATCACCTGGTCGAGCGGGAGTTGTGAGCGCGGGCGCCGACGTCGAGGTCGTCCGCCACCCCCGCGCGCGGCGGATGAAACTGGCATTCGATCCGGCGAACGGCCGGGTGCGGCTGGTGCTGCCGACGCGGGCGAAGCTGGCGGCGGGCCTCGCCTGGGTCGAGCAGCATCGGGACTGGATCGCCGAACAGCGAGCGAAGCTACCCGCGGGACGCCCCTTCGTGCCGGGCGCGGCCGTGCCGATCGGCGACGTTGACGTCATGCTGGCATGGGACGAAGCCGGGCCGCGGTCGCCGCGACGGGTTGACGGCCAGCTGATCGTGGGTGGGCCGCGCGAAGGCTTCGAGGCGCGAGTCCAGCGTTGGCTGCGACGAGAGGCCCTGCGCATGCTGTCGCAGGAAACCGCCGACTATGCGGCAAAGGCAGGCGTCACCGTTACAGCCGTCGGCGTCGGCGACACCCGATCGCGGTGGGGCAGCTGCGCGTCATCGGGCGCCATCCGGTACAGCTGGCGATTGATCCTGGCGCCGGCCGCGGTCCGTCGGGCGACCGTCGCGCATGAAGTGGCGCATCGCGTCCACATGAACCACTCGCCGGCCTTCCACGCCCTGGTCGCGCAGCTTTATGGGCGAGATCCGACGCCGGAGCGCCGCTGGCTCAAGACCAACGGCGCGACGCTTCATTGGTACGGGCGCGGAGCATCCTGATCACGCTGGACTGCCGGCGGAAGCTGGCGGACGGGCGCTTCACGTGGAGCATCGGGTCGTCGCTGCGGCGGCAGGTAGCGGGCGTCACGCGCATCGCGTGGCGGCGCGCGGCCCGTGACCCGGTCCAGCCATTCCTGGTCGAGCCGCTGCTGCTCTGCGTCGGGATCGCCCGACCCGGGCGGCGGTGGGATGTCATCGTCGCGACGCGGTTGCTCGGCCGCGCCGTCGGGCGGCAGCGGATTGCCATCGGCATCGACGAAGGCGCCGGCGTCGGCATTGCCGTAAT
The nucleotide sequence above comes from Roseomonas aeriglobus. Encoded proteins:
- a CDS encoding PilZ domain-containing protein, whose product is MLTGVLHRQNKTTPTTHRVVNLSATGLRMSAVEGLKIGEMVAVTIGLVESVLARVVRVDEASVALAFVEPIDVVEARKRRRDTGAIVPRTGWLAEMQDAYGKQ
- a CDS encoding Maf-like protein encodes the protein MKLILASGSASRRTMLEAAGVTFAVEQPNVDEDAAKASLLGSGTAPRDVADALAQLKAVKVSAREPAALVLGSDSVVELADGTMLDKPTSRQDAADHLRRMSGKRSRLHSAAVMVEGGRPVWREVDTAQLFVRPLSDAFIEAYLDVEWPAISGCVGCFRIEGPGAQLFSRIDGSQFTVLGLPLLQVLDYLRVRGVLMS
- a CDS encoding kinase/pyrophosphorylase, producing MMRLHLHLLSDSTGETLENIAKAALAQFDDVDTQRHFWPMIRNEAHLERVLAEIGQHPGLVLFTLVNPAIRTMLEERCRVMGLPAVAPLDGVNDALSGLLGQEAKARPGRQHMLDAAYFARVEAIQWTIAHDDGIASDDWEEADIVLAGVSRSSKTPTSIYLANRGYKAANIPIVVESPPPPILFSLKKPLVVGLTTSTDRLVQIRRNRLLSLNQKTETAYVEQESVAREVAYARRLFADNGWPVIDVTRRSIEETAAAIIALVSERNLPKVER
- the aroE gene encoding shikimate dehydrogenase — its product is MTPPRAEVIGDPIAQSKSPLIHRFWLDALRLSGDYRRVHVTPDALADYIARSKDDPDWRGCNVTIPHKIAVMDLVDDPGDVRTSIGAMNTVVRASDGSLVGTNTDAGGFAAPLAGLDLVDRDAVVIGAGGAARAVLFALAERQVGRVTMLNRSTEKAAALLDRYGLQGEALPLDAPLPPTATLVVNTSALGMTGQPPLDLDLSPLGSDAVAYDIVYAPLETPLLAQARARGMATVDGLEMLIGQAALAFALFFGAEPPRERDAELRALLTA
- a CDS encoding CopD family protein is translated as MTNLLGQSYLWVKAAHIVFVIFWMAGLFMLPRYLVYHQEGLGDAAEEARWTKREGVLRRMILTPSLIIVWVLGLLLAANAGLFDGVPGLGWLHAKLLIVVLLSGYHGWAIGYARKLQAGHATLTGRQLRLINEVPALAAILIVVLVVVKPF
- a CDS encoding uroporphyrinogen decarboxylase, whose product is MTESNRARFGAFRASICWQSLDGERNPATHAPTTFNNPYISLLLFKLGRDVTGSAPSKPLLQTLRGDMPSVPPMWLMRQAGRYLPEYRALRAEKGGFLALATDPEAAAEITLQPIRRFGFDGAILFSDILMVPWALGQDLWFEAGEGPRLAPKLTTHAAIDALGVADTAKLQPIYDTCTRVAAALPPEVTFLGFAGSPWTVATYMIAGQGSKDQAEARTLAYADRGAMEALVDAIVNLTVDYLANQIASGVEAVQLFDSWAGSLSPTQYEDWVIAPNARIVERLHARCPGTPVIGFPKGSGAKLVDYVAGVRPDAVGLDETVDPAWANAVLPTGLPVQGNLDPIALFAGGAALDAGIDRILDAFTGRPHIFNLGHGIGQFTPIEHVQQLIDHVRSPR
- a CDS encoding dephospho-CoA kinase; this encodes MDRPHPSGATRLPPSPARRGKGPAREASGKGEVNRPLILGLTGSIGMGKSTVAAMFADAGVPVFDADATVHALQGPGGRIVAAIEARFPDTTGPDGVNRTALGEAVIGKPEEFAALEAIVHPAVAEEREAFLAAHADAPLVVLDVPLLFEAGGWQAVDKIAVVSAAPDVQRARVLARPGMTPARFDAILARQLPDADKRARADVIIPTDGSLDATRSAVGRVIACLTGATGG
- the rho gene encoding transcription termination factor Rho, with the protein product MHFKDLKKKSPAELVSMAEELGVESASTLRKQDLMFAILKVLAENGDQIMGLGTIEVLPDGFGFLRSPEANYLAGPDDIYISPNQVRKYGLRTGDTVEGEIRGPKDGERYFALTKLLKVNFDDPDAVRHRVNFDNLTPLYPEQKLVLDQLDPTQKDKSARVIDIVSPQGKGQRTLIVAPPRVGKTVMLQNIAKAITDNHPEVFLLVLLIDERPEEVTDMQRSVKGEVVSSTFDEPATRHVQVAEMVIEKAKRLVEHKKDVVILLDSITRLGRAYNTVVPSSGKVLTGGVDANALQRPKRFFGAARNIEEGGSLSIIATALIDTGSRMDEVIFEEFKGTGNSEIVLDRKVADKRIFPALDVGKSGTRKEELLVEKDKLTKMWVLRRILMQMGTVDAMEFLLDKMKNSKTNDDFFDSMNQ